A single window of Bacteroidales bacterium DNA harbors:
- a CDS encoding acyloxyacyl hydrolase, whose protein sequence is MLPHYSTMEALNREYIRSLELNAWFYDENKERFNNSILGTGYFYSNLGNNEVFGNVHAAYMSMQNPLLTDELPVQLKIVLGAAYATKKYDPENNPFNIALGSHLNAYGRISLIGKITLIEDKWILRPGISFHHLSNGKVVSPNLGINMLTFHTGLEFSSTHKHSGKLVLSRDKETKERNCFSFTIAPGVKQVHKSKEFQIFTSSLIFDYGYRYLPQSSIGLGIDFFYNDSWSYFPYKSAERDESPLPFQSAIHLSLQRDIGPISFILHPGLYIYRPSMDIPSFTGRLGVKYSMENNLSLQFSIKHHWFALADYFEWGIGYEINR, encoded by the coding sequence ATGCTTCCACATTATTCTACAATGGAGGCTTTGAATCGTGAATATATAAGAAGTCTCGAACTGAATGCCTGGTTTTACGATGAAAACAAAGAGCGATTCAATAATTCAATTCTCGGTACCGGCTATTTTTATTCCAATCTGGGAAATAATGAAGTTTTTGGTAATGTTCACGCTGCCTATATGAGTATGCAAAATCCTTTATTAACAGATGAATTGCCTGTTCAATTAAAAATAGTCCTGGGAGCCGCATATGCAACAAAAAAATATGATCCGGAGAACAACCCCTTCAATATAGCTTTAGGATCCCATCTCAATGCTTACGGACGAATTTCTCTGATTGGCAAAATAACACTCATTGAAGATAAATGGATACTCAGGCCGGGTATATCTTTTCATCATCTATCAAACGGAAAAGTTGTTTCTCCGAATCTGGGGATAAATATGCTAACTTTTCATACAGGCCTGGAATTTAGTTCGACTCACAAACATTCCGGAAAGCTGGTTTTATCACGAGATAAAGAAACAAAAGAAAGAAATTGCTTTTCCTTTACGATTGCACCAGGTGTTAAACAAGTACATAAAAGTAAAGAATTTCAGATTTTTACATCAAGTCTGATATTTGATTATGGATACAGATATTTGCCACAAAGCAGTATCGGCTTAGGAATCGACTTTTTTTATAATGATTCCTGGTCATATTTTCCCTATAAAAGTGCAGAGCGTGATGAGTCGCCACTCCCTTTTCAATCTGCCATTCATCTTTCATTGCAAAGGGACATAGGCCCGATTTCGTTTATACTTCATCCGGGCCTCTATATATACAGACCCTCAATGGATATTCCATCTTTCACTGGTCGCCTGGGGGTGAAGTATTCTATGGAAAACAATCTTTCCCTCCAGTTTTCCATAAAACATCACTGGTTTGCATTGGCTGATTATTTTGAATGGGGAATAGGATACGAAATTAACAGATAG